From Streptomyces sp. Edi4, one genomic window encodes:
- a CDS encoding acyltransferase, with the protein MPKNRNTFSSLTAWRREIASRAVHGGWGLIKEAGAVTAEHPGRLRFRRIGPGTRLAFPQGTVFGEPWIELGDHCVIGEQVTLTAGMMPGLDLGAEPILTLGNGVVLGRGSHVIADTTVSIGSDTYCGPYVYITSTNHSYDDPHQPVGKQWPRMEPVEIGPGCWLGTGAVVLPGARLGRNVVVAAGAVVRGEVPDHAVVAGAPARIVRTWDERDGWQPPLRTPAPVPIPEGVTPEQLLAVAELTAEEA; encoded by the coding sequence GTGCCCAAGAACAGAAACACGTTCTCATCGCTGACCGCCTGGCGGCGCGAGATCGCCTCCCGCGCGGTCCACGGCGGTTGGGGCCTGATCAAGGAGGCGGGCGCGGTCACCGCCGAGCACCCGGGCCGGCTGCGCTTTCGCAGGATCGGACCCGGGACCCGCCTCGCCTTTCCGCAGGGCACGGTGTTCGGCGAGCCCTGGATCGAACTGGGCGACCACTGCGTCATCGGCGAGCAGGTCACCCTGACCGCCGGCATGATGCCGGGGCTCGACCTCGGCGCCGAGCCGATCCTGACCCTGGGCAACGGGGTCGTGCTCGGGCGGGGCAGCCATGTCATAGCCGACACGACCGTCTCCATCGGCTCGGACACCTACTGCGGCCCGTACGTCTACATCACCTCCACCAACCACAGCTACGACGACCCGCACCAGCCCGTGGGCAAGCAGTGGCCGCGCATGGAGCCCGTGGAGATCGGCCCCGGCTGCTGGCTCGGCACGGGCGCGGTGGTGCTGCCCGGCGCCCGGCTCGGCCGCAACGTGGTCGTGGCCGCGGGCGCGGTCGTACGCGGTGAGGTGCCCGACCACGCGGTGGTGGCGGGCGCGCCCGCCAGGATCGTGCGCACCTGGGACGAGCGCGACGGCTGGCAGCCGCCGCTGCGGACCCCCGCGCCGGTGCCCATCCCGGAAGGCGTCACGCCCGAACAGCTCCTGGCCGTCGCGGAGTTGACCGCCGAA